Proteins from a single region of Anastrepha ludens isolate Willacy chromosome 5, idAnaLude1.1, whole genome shotgun sequence:
- the LOC128863252 gene encoding glycoprotein-N-acetylgalactosamine 3-beta-galactosyltransferase 1-like, whose translation MLRQNISNHLRPFLMLLGGFVIGFCFSQQLRSSNCVFRLGLPNASYLDRVEEYDDHVELIQNEEILQTRISNTDENRLAAQLYNETRVLCWVLTSPINHAKKAIHVKKTWGKRCNRLLFMSTETDDELESIKLPVKEGRGNLWNKTREAMKYIYDNHFDDADWFLKADDDTYVIMENLRVFLYPLDTNAPVYFGCKFKKWVRQGYMSGGAGYVMSKEAVKRFMNTAYPNTTICQNGHGGSEDKEMGKCLQNVGVVAGDSRDEHKRGRFFPSGPQGHLIPKDKSSWYWRYIYYKTEDGLDCCSDYAISFHYVQPSYMYVLDYLIYNLRPFGVFRQNTALPAKRNMTELLEQWRNDKSDNPV comes from the exons ATGCTTCGTCAAAATATATCGAACCACCTTCGCCCATTTTTAATGCTTCTTGGCGGATTCGTAATAGGATTTTGTTTCTCACAACAGCTCCGCAGCTCAAATTGTGTATTTCGTTTGGGTTTGCCCAACGCCAGTTATCTAGATCGAGTTGAGGAATACGATGATCATGTAGAGCTGATTCAAAATGAGGAAATTCTCCAGACACGGATTTCTAATACAGATGAAAACAGACTAGCCGCGCAACTATACAATGAGACTCGAGTACTCTGTTGGGTGCTAACCAGTCCAATCAACCACGCAAAGAAGGCGATACATGTGAAGAAAACATGGGGTAAGCGCTGCAATCGATTGCTCTTTATGAGTACGGAGACAGACGATGAACTGGAAAGTATAAAATTGCCTGTAAAAGAAGGGCGTGgtaatttgtggaacaaaacaAGGGAGGCGATGAAGTATATTTACGACAATCACTTTGATGATGCTGATTGGTTTCTGAAGGCAGATGATGATAC GTACGTTATTATGGAAAATCTACGCGTATTTTTATATCCTTTAGACACCAATGCACCGGTCTATTTCGGTTGCAAGTTCAAAAAGTGGGTTAGACAA GGTTACATGTCTGGCGGCGCTGGCTACGTAATGAGCAAAGAGGCCGTCAAACGTTTCATGAATACCGCCTATCCAAATACAACAATATGCCAAAATGGCCACGGCGGTTCAGAGGACAAAGAAATGGGCAAATGTTTACAAAATGTAGGCGTGGTCGCAGGAGACTCACGGGATGAACACAAGCGTGGACGTTTCTTCCCCTCCGGTCCGCAGGGGCATCTTATACCGAAAGACAAATCAAGTTGGTACTGgcgttatatatattataaaacggAAGAT GGGCTCGACTGTTGTTCAGATTACGCGATATCTTTCCACTACGTACAGCCttcctatatgtatgtactggaCTACCTGATATACAATTTGCGTCCATTCGGCGTTTTTAGACAGAATACAGCACTGCCAGCAAAACGGAATATGACTGAATTATTAGAGCAATGGCGAAATGACAAATCTGATAATCCAGTTTAA